Below is a genomic region from Methanobacterium sp..
TCTTCTTAGATAGAATTCGCTCCATGCTTTCAAGTTCTTTATTATTTAAAGTATCTCGACTATATGATCCTAAAAGTTCATCGATTTCCTTTTCTTCCATATCTTTGAGCCCATATTTCTCTAAAAGATTATCCCTTTCAGTAAGCTCTTCATTCAGATCATTATTTTCATTATCTGGATCATTATCAAACTTTTTCCTTGCTAATGGATCTTCTATTGCTGCTTTAAGTTCATGTATATCCACATTACTTCCCCGTGCTGTACTAATGGCATTACATAAATCAGAGCCGTATCCAACATCTCCTGCATGTTAGTTACAGCATAATTTTTTATACTTAATATAAGTTTAATTTCATCTAATAAATCATTTTAGTAAATACACAAATATGCAATAGTTAATTAAGCATAGTGAATAAATATAGACTAAAAAATGAGAATTACTTATTATTGTACTAATTAGTACCATCTAACTTATTTAAGCCAATAGTTACCAATTTACAACTCTTTAAACTGTTTTGGAAAAATAAAATTTATAATTACTTTTTGGCTGCTAATATTAAATAAAACGATTACCATGACATACAAGTTAATTATCATGTTAAATAATTAAAAAACCTGAGATATCTCAGGTTCCCACAAATATCTTATTAATTTTAGCCAGTTGAGATTTTAGGCTTAGTTTAAGCTGTTCAGTTCAACCTGCTTACGGTAGTTGACCATATCTTCAACTGTAACTACAGGCATGCCGTGCTTTACAGCAAAATCCACTATTTCAGGCATGCGTGCCATTGTCCCATCAGGATTTGTAAGTTCACACAGAACACCATATGGTTTTAATCCAGCAAGACCCATCATATCAACAACTGCTTCAGTATGCCCTCTACGTTCCAATACTCCGCCAGGACGGGCTCTTAAAGGAAACATATGCCCCGGGTGGTGAAGATCTTCAGGTTGAGCATCATCTGCAATAGCAGTTTTAACTGTTTTAACTCTATCAGCCGCCGATACACCAGTAGTGACCCCCTCTGCAGCCTCAATAGATATCGTGTAGGCTGTTTTAAAACGGCTTGAATTATTTTCCACCATCATAGGTAATTCTAATTCATTTACTTTTTCCTCATTGAGACATAAACATACAATACCACTGCACTCTCGAATAAGCATTGCCATTTGGACCTCAGTAATAGATTCTGCAGCAAAAATTATGTCCCCCTCATTTTCTCGTTGCTCATCATCGGTAACTATTATACCTTGACCACAGCGAAGGGAATTTAAAGCATTTTCCACCCTTTCTACTGAGTTACCGAATTGTGCCAATAAATTTTGATTCATGGTAATAAACCTCCATTTTTAGTTGACTTACCAGAATCAGGGCAAAAAAAACATAGACATGTCTAAGCATACCTGAATATTACAAACATTCAAAACATTACAGACATTCCTATTCTCTTCCATCCGGACTTTCACCGTCGGCTCTGGATTCTAACCAGATCTGCTGACCTCTTTTAATATAAAAGAGCGCTCGCGGGCTTACTAATTTAAACTAGTATACCGCCGGTAGGGAATTCCACCCTGCCCTGAGAATAAGTCATTGATACATCACTTTTAATTTAATAAATAATTTTCGCTTAATACCTAAAACTAAATTTAAAATAATTCATCAAAACAGCCGCTTATAAATAAAAATACCATAATCCCCTCTTTGATGAATTTATACCAAAATAAAATTTTAATTTCCTTAAATTAAGTCTTTATACTTATCTACAATTTCCTTAAATGAATCTGCAATATATGCTATCTGCTCTTTGCTGAATCCATAAACACTGCACTTGAACCATTTGGTTTGTCCACGTTTTATTCCAACGATATTTCTCTTTTTAAGTTCTTCGTACAGGAAAAATCCTCTTCTCGGATGGTTTTCAGCTATTTTATCAAAGATAGGTGTTTCAAATCTGGTGAGGTCATGCTCTTTTGGTTTTACCCCTATTTGATGAACACCTTCAATTTCTTCCAGTTGCCTTACAAAATTCCTTGTCTTTTCAACTTCCTCATCCCAATGCTTGACCCTCTCTGCAACATATGGGAGTGATGCCATTAAAGTTACTACTGGAGCTCCCCTACTGGTACATCCAAGCATTTCAATTTCTTTAACTTTATGCCTCTTTGAATGTTTAAGTAAAGCATCTGAATATTCTTCCTTCATTCCAAGCACACCAATTGGTCCTGATGCCGCCATACTTTTATGGCCACTTCCAACTACAAAATCCATATTTAATGCTTTTGCATCTATCGGAAGTCTTCCCATAGAATATGCACAGTTTAAAATTATAGGAATCCCTGCTTTATGAGCTACAGCACCAACTGCTTTTGCATCAGCCAGGTTACCGTAGTCACCATCCACATGAGTAAGCAAAGAAAGTTTAATATCTATTCCACTGTCAATTGCGTTTTCCAAAGTTTCCCTGTATTTTTCAGGAGTTATTTCATATGTAGGGTGCCCATTATTTGGAACTTCAATCACATTAAGCTTATTTCGCTCTGCAGCAAGGTGGGTTGTGTAGTGTGCATTTCCATCTACAATTACAGTATCGCCAGGTTCACATAACGCATGCATTATTGCAAATTTACTTTCCCTTGCACCATGTGTAGTTCTTACCTCATCAACATTGATAAATTTCGCTAAATCCTGTAAAAATCCGCTTATTGAAGGATTAGGCACTTCATCAAGCCTTCCAGCACAGTAATCACATACACTGTAACCGTCAGCATACTCAATTAAAGCTTTTCTTGCCTCAACAGGCAGCATTCCCCCACGCTGGAGAGGATTTAAGTTCAAATTGTCTCTTTCTGTATTTCGTGTAAGCCCATACTCCTGACATTCCATATTATTCACCTGTATCTCTATTAAATAATTAAAAAAAGATAAAAATATATTAAAAACATCTATTAATGCTTGATTTAAAGTTAATGATATTTTACTGATTATTTTATAAATTTGATATTAACTGATTCTCATTAAGTCATCATAAGCTGACAAAGCAGCTACTGCACCTTCTCCACATGCAACCACCCACTGATTAACCCCACCAGTGATATCACCTGCAGAGTATATCCCCTGAATATTGGTTTTTTGACTTTTATCAGTTATAATGTAACCATTTTTGTCAGTCTCTAACCCTATATCTTTAGCTATACCATTTGAAGGTATGTCTCCAACTGCTATAAATATTCCATCAATTGGGTATTCATTTTTTTCATTAGTTTTCTTGTTAAGCAGTACTACACTTTTTACAAACATGTCACCCTTTATTTCATCTATAACAGAGTCCCAGAACATTGCAATATCTTTTTCTTTTAATTTCTCCTGTAGATATTTTTCAGCCCTAAGTTCATCTCTTCTATGTGCAACAGCCGTATATGAACCAATAGTATCTAAATATAAAGCTCCTTGAATGGCAGTATTACCTCCGCCCACTACTAAAATCCTTTTGCCCATAAACAAAGGCCCATCACAGACTGCACAGTAAAAAACACCTCTTCCAAGGAATTGTTTTTCTCCAGGTGCGTTAAGTTTTCTATGAGTAGTTCCTGTACACAATATCACTGATTTAGCCTTATATTCTGCTTTCTGGGATGAAACTTTTATTTCGTGGTCTCTGATGATTTCTAATTTTTTGACTTCTTCCATTTCATTTATTTTAGCGTACTTCAATGCCTGCTTTTTAGTGTAGTCTATTAATACTTTACCTGAAACTAATTCAAATCCAGGATAATTTTCCATATTAGGAACCATCAGTCCTGCTCCACCTGCAAGCTGTTTTTCAAGTATTAATGTCTTTAATCCCTGCCTTCCAGCATAGATTCCTGCTGTCAGCCCAGCCGGTCCTGATCCTATAATAATAACATCATATTCATCCATCAGATCACCTTAAGTCACTAATTATAGTGAATAATCTAAATTATTCCATAATTTTAAAGAATTTAAACAGATCATCATACAATTAAAGCGTGTAAATACGGTTTAAATGGATGATTTCGAGTATCTAGTTATCCACTAAAAAAATAGTGGTTTTAAGTACTCTAAATCAAATTTAACGCTTTTAATTCATTATTCATTTTTTGAGTTAACTCATTCTATATTCTGTAACTTATCCCTCA
It encodes:
- the ribB gene encoding 3,4-dihydroxy-2-butanone-4-phosphate synthase, with protein sequence MNQNLLAQFGNSVERVENALNSLRCGQGIIVTDDEQRENEGDIIFAAESITEVQMAMLIRECSGIVCLCLNEEKVNELELPMMVENNSSRFKTAYTISIEAAEGVTTGVSAADRVKTVKTAIADDAQPEDLHHPGHMFPLRARPGGVLERRGHTEAVVDMMGLAGLKPYGVLCELTNPDGTMARMPEIVDFAVKHGMPVVTVEDMVNYRKQVELNSLN
- a CDS encoding FAD-dependent oxidoreductase produces the protein MDEYDVIIIGSGPAGLTAGIYAGRQGLKTLILEKQLAGGAGLMVPNMENYPGFELVSGKVLIDYTKKQALKYAKINEMEEVKKLEIIRDHEIKVSSQKAEYKAKSVILCTGTTHRKLNAPGEKQFLGRGVFYCAVCDGPLFMGKRILVVGGGNTAIQGALYLDTIGSYTAVAHRRDELRAEKYLQEKLKEKDIAMFWDSVIDEIKGDMFVKSVVLLNKKTNEKNEYPIDGIFIAVGDIPSNGIAKDIGLETDKNGYIITDKSQKTNIQGIYSAGDITGGVNQWVVACGEGAVAALSAYDDLMRIS
- the pscS gene encoding O-phospho-L-seryl-tRNA:Cys-tRNA synthase; the protein is MECQEYGLTRNTERDNLNLNPLQRGGMLPVEARKALIEYADGYSVCDYCAGRLDEVPNPSISGFLQDLAKFINVDEVRTTHGARESKFAIMHALCEPGDTVIVDGNAHYTTHLAAERNKLNVIEVPNNGHPTYEITPEKYRETLENAIDSGIDIKLSLLTHVDGDYGNLADAKAVGAVAHKAGIPIILNCAYSMGRLPIDAKALNMDFVVGSGHKSMAASGPIGVLGMKEEYSDALLKHSKRHKVKEIEMLGCTSRGAPVVTLMASLPYVAERVKHWDEEVEKTRNFVRQLEEIEGVHQIGVKPKEHDLTRFETPIFDKIAENHPRRGFFLYEELKKRNIVGIKRGQTKWFKCSVYGFSKEQIAYIADSFKEIVDKYKDLI